One window of the Desmospora activa DSM 45169 genome contains the following:
- a CDS encoding Mini-ribonuclease 3 — protein sequence MKRLHMWMTEEVGAKRAEELNPLLLAYLGDAVYEVFIRYHLVAQGKIRPNELHGRAVQFVSAVSQARAVHQIEHLLTDEEKDILRRGRNAKSGGVPKNAKASEYRTSTGLETLIGYWHLKGEAERLQDIMEQVILALEEGEGDGT from the coding sequence ATGAAACGATTGCACATGTGGATGACAGAGGAAGTAGGAGCCAAGCGAGCGGAGGAGTTGAACCCGTTGCTGTTGGCCTATCTCGGGGATGCGGTATATGAAGTCTTTATCCGTTATCATCTGGTGGCTCAGGGCAAAATCCGTCCCAACGAATTGCACGGGCGGGCGGTACAGTTTGTCTCCGCTGTCTCCCAAGCACGAGCCGTACATCAGATTGAACATCTGTTGACGGATGAGGAGAAAGATATCTTGCGTCGGGGGCGCAATGCCAAATCCGGCGGCGTTCCCAAAAATGCAAAAGCCTCGGAATATCGTACCAGCACCGGTCTGGAAACGTTGATCGGGTATTGGCATTTAAAAGGGGAGGCCGAACGGCTTCAAGACATAATGGAACAAGTGATTCTTGCATTGGAAGAGGGCGAAGGCGATGGAACATGA
- the cysS gene encoding cysteine--tRNA ligase translates to MSLRVYNTLTHKLETFQPLEEGKVRMYVCGPTVYNYVHIGNARVFVFFDVVRRYLQDKGYDVTYVQNFTDVDDKLIQRAQEENTTVQEMAERYINAYFEDMDAIGVKRADIHPRATEHIAEMQEGIERLIEKGYAYAVEGDVYYRALHKNDYGKLSHQSLEELKAGARVEVNERKETPLDFALWKSAKSGEIAWESPWGKGRPGWHIECSAMSKKYLGDTLDIHAGGTDLCFPHHENEIAQSEAWTGKPFARYWLHNGYINMGNEKMSKSRGNIATVHDLRKKFEPRALRYFLLSAHYRNPIAFSHETIQQMESGLERIDTAVINLRHRMKSALDGGVEADVVAALASLSQRFTAEMDDDFNTANAISVLHDWAGLANEVLSRPTVSRSTLEELLDWMKQRGADILGLVDLAEEEDLDVTVESLIQERQQARAKRDFARADVIRDQLQEMGIILEDTPQGVRWRRK, encoded by the coding sequence ATGTCACTGCGCGTGTACAACACCCTGACGCATAAACTGGAAACCTTTCAGCCGTTGGAAGAGGGAAAAGTCCGCATGTACGTCTGCGGCCCGACGGTATACAACTATGTCCACATTGGCAATGCCCGGGTGTTTGTCTTCTTTGACGTTGTGCGCCGCTATTTGCAAGATAAGGGGTATGACGTCACCTATGTGCAAAACTTTACCGATGTGGATGATAAATTGATCCAGCGTGCCCAAGAAGAAAATACCACCGTCCAGGAGATGGCGGAGCGTTATATCAACGCTTATTTTGAGGATATGGATGCGATTGGCGTCAAGCGGGCGGATATCCATCCGCGGGCAACGGAGCATATTGCCGAGATGCAGGAAGGGATCGAGCGGTTGATTGAGAAGGGGTATGCTTACGCGGTGGAAGGGGATGTTTATTATCGAGCCCTTCATAAAAACGATTATGGAAAGCTATCCCATCAATCCCTGGAAGAACTGAAAGCGGGCGCCCGTGTGGAGGTAAACGAGCGCAAAGAAACGCCCCTCGACTTTGCGTTGTGGAAGAGCGCCAAATCGGGAGAAATCGCCTGGGAGAGCCCCTGGGGAAAAGGGCGTCCCGGCTGGCATATCGAATGCTCCGCCATGTCAAAGAAATACCTGGGAGATACCCTTGATATTCATGCTGGGGGAACTGATTTATGCTTTCCCCATCATGAAAATGAAATCGCCCAGAGCGAAGCGTGGACGGGTAAACCCTTTGCACGTTACTGGTTGCACAATGGCTACATCAATATGGGCAATGAAAAAATGTCCAAATCCCGCGGCAACATTGCCACTGTGCACGATCTCAGAAAAAAGTTTGAGCCGCGAGCGTTGCGCTATTTTCTCCTGTCTGCTCATTACCGTAATCCGATCGCTTTTAGCCATGAAACGATTCAACAGATGGAGAGCGGATTGGAACGCATCGATACTGCTGTGATTAACTTGCGCCACCGTATGAAGAGCGCCTTGGACGGTGGAGTGGAGGCGGATGTGGTAGCGGCGTTAGCGTCTTTATCCCAACGCTTTACTGCTGAGATGGACGACGATTTTAATACCGCCAACGCCATCAGTGTTCTGCACGATTGGGCAGGGTTAGCCAACGAGGTTCTCTCCCGGCCGACAGTTTCTCGCAGCACATTGGAGGAGTTGTTGGACTGGATGAAACAAAGGGGTGCCGATATCCTCGGTCTGGTCGATCTGGCGGAAGAGGAAGATCTGGATGTGACGGTGGAGTCTTTGATCCAGGAGCGGCAGCAGGCCCGTGCCAAACGTGATTTTGCCCGTGCTGACGTTATCCGCGATCAGTTACAGGAAATGGGGATCATTCTGGAAGACACACCCCAGGGTGTGCGCTGGCGGAGGAAATAA
- the cysE gene encoding serine O-acetyltransferase, whose product MEPSVQKEKGGIRSLLKSDIDAVFDRDPAARNTFEVVLTYSGLHAVWLHRFAHWLFHKKQLLLARIVSQLNRFITGIEIHPGARIGRGLFIDHGMGVVIGETCEIGDYVTIYQGVTLGGTGKEKGKRHPTVEDGVLIASGAKVLGSIRIGRCSKIGAGSVVLREVPPNSTVVGVPGRVVMQDGVRVPARTDLDQVNLPDPVENNLRSCQHEIERLKREIEDLRQQLKTVREEQEQDVTARVQHPDA is encoded by the coding sequence ATGGAACCATCTGTACAGAAGGAAAAGGGAGGAATTCGTTCTCTCTTAAAATCCGATATCGATGCTGTTTTTGATCGCGATCCGGCGGCACGCAACACGTTTGAAGTGGTTTTGACCTACTCAGGCTTGCATGCCGTTTGGCTTCATCGATTTGCCCACTGGCTGTTTCACAAGAAGCAACTTCTGCTCGCGCGTATCGTTTCACAGCTAAACCGGTTTATCACCGGGATTGAAATCCATCCGGGGGCCCGGATTGGGCGCGGCCTCTTTATCGACCACGGGATGGGAGTTGTAATCGGTGAAACTTGTGAAATCGGCGATTATGTCACCATCTATCAAGGCGTCACCCTGGGTGGAACCGGTAAAGAAAAGGGAAAGAGACACCCGACGGTAGAAGATGGTGTTTTGATCGCCTCTGGGGCTAAAGTGTTGGGATCGATCCGGATCGGCCGCTGTTCCAAGATTGGAGCCGGCTCTGTCGTGCTGCGGGAGGTGCCGCCCAATTCAACCGTGGTAGGGGTTCCCGGCCGCGTGGTGATGCAGGACGGAGTAAGAGTTCCCGCTCGAACCGACCTGGATCAGGTAAATCTACCCGATCCAGTGGAAAATAACTTGCGTTCGTGTCAGCACGAAATTGAACGTTTAAAACGGGAAATCGAGGATTTGCGACAGCAACTGAAAACCGTGCGAGAGGAGCAAGAACAGGATGTCACTGCGCGTGTACAACACCCTGACGCATAA
- the gltX gene encoding glutamate--tRNA ligase — protein MSTIRTRYAPSPTGHLHIGGARTALFSYLWARKNGGSFAVRIEDTDVERNVVDAEKKQLAGLKWLGIDWDESVDIGGPYAPYRSMERVDIYQKYVEQLLEAGQAYRCYATPEELEAEREEQLARGEAPKYSGKYRDLTLEQEEALKAQGRVASIRFRVPEGQTITVKDVVRGTVSFDSDGIGDFIIVRPDGRPTYNFAVVVDDALMKFTHVVRGEEHMSNTPRQVLVYEALGFPVPVFAHASLILNPEGKKMSKRDESIIQFIDQYRDLGYLPEAVINFLVLLGWAPEGEEKERELFTKEELIARFSLERVSKAPAVFDPGKLKWMNNHYIKESSVERIADLAWPHLERAGRVSADPDEQERQWVTRLVGLYQEQLDYVAQIVDLTTLFFHTEVEYSEEAREVLKGEQVPQVLAAFMAELEKSEDSHVSADEVKGMLKTVQKATGHKGKQLFMPVRAAVTGQTHGPDLRETISLLGTETVISRLRHFLDHTSSC, from the coding sequence ATGAGCACGATTCGAACCCGGTACGCGCCTAGTCCGACGGGGCATTTGCATATCGGCGGGGCGCGGACGGCACTATTCAGCTATTTATGGGCTCGCAAAAACGGCGGCTCCTTTGCGGTGCGCATTGAAGATACCGATGTGGAGCGAAATGTGGTCGACGCTGAGAAAAAGCAGTTGGCCGGGTTAAAATGGTTGGGAATCGATTGGGATGAGAGTGTCGATATCGGGGGGCCTTATGCACCCTACCGTTCGATGGAACGGGTGGATATCTACCAAAAATATGTAGAACAGCTGCTGGAAGCGGGTCAGGCTTATCGCTGCTATGCGACTCCGGAAGAGTTGGAAGCGGAACGGGAAGAGCAGTTGGCCCGGGGCGAGGCACCCAAATACAGCGGAAAATACCGTGATCTCACGCTGGAGCAGGAAGAGGCGTTAAAAGCCCAAGGGCGTGTTGCCTCCATTCGCTTCCGTGTGCCGGAAGGGCAGACCATCACCGTGAAGGATGTGGTGCGGGGAACGGTTTCCTTTGACTCCGACGGCATCGGCGACTTTATCATTGTGCGTCCGGATGGACGTCCCACTTATAACTTTGCAGTGGTTGTGGACGATGCGCTGATGAAGTTTACCCATGTGGTGCGAGGCGAGGAGCATATGTCCAACACTCCACGCCAGGTGCTCGTATATGAGGCGCTGGGGTTCCCGGTGCCGGTGTTTGCCCATGCTTCCCTCATCCTCAACCCGGAAGGCAAAAAGATGAGCAAACGGGATGAGTCTATTATTCAATTTATCGACCAGTACCGCGATCTCGGCTATTTGCCGGAAGCGGTGATCAACTTTTTGGTGCTGTTGGGATGGGCTCCAGAAGGCGAAGAGAAAGAGCGGGAGCTATTTACCAAGGAAGAGTTGATTGCACGCTTTTCCCTGGAGCGCGTCTCCAAGGCGCCGGCAGTGTTTGATCCTGGCAAACTGAAATGGATGAACAACCATTACATTAAAGAATCATCCGTAGAACGGATCGCCGACTTAGCGTGGCCCCATCTGGAGCGTGCCGGGCGCGTTTCCGCCGATCCGGATGAACAGGAGCGGCAATGGGTTACCCGCTTGGTGGGGTTATACCAAGAACAGCTGGACTACGTGGCCCAAATCGTCGATCTGACCACGCTCTTCTTCCACACAGAAGTGGAATACAGTGAGGAAGCGCGTGAAGTTCTCAAGGGAGAGCAGGTGCCCCAGGTTTTGGCCGCCTTTATGGCTGAACTGGAAAAAAGTGAAGACTCCCATGTATCGGCAGATGAGGTAAAAGGGATGCTAAAAACGGTCCAAAAAGCGACCGGACACAAAGGGAAACAGCTGTTTATGCCTGTGCGGGCGGCGGTTACCGGACAAACCCATGGCCCCGATCTGCGGGAGACGATTTCGTTATTGGGGACAGAGACAGTGATCAGCCGGTTACGCCATTTTTTGGATCACACCTCCTCCTGTTGA
- the ispF gene encoding 2-C-methyl-D-erythritol 2,4-cyclodiphosphate synthase, translated as MKIKVGQGFDVHGFAPNRPLILGGLEIPYERGLEGHSDADVLLHAITDAILGAIGQGDIGRHFPDTDPAYKGADSAELLQSVWNLVEQAGYRLSNLDATLIAQKPKMAPYIPAIRERVAALLQVDVDDINVKATTTEHLGFVGREEGIAAMAVVCLLRGE; from the coding sequence GTGAAGATCAAAGTGGGACAAGGCTTCGATGTCCATGGGTTTGCCCCGAACCGCCCTTTGATTTTAGGTGGGTTGGAAATCCCGTACGAACGGGGGTTGGAGGGACATTCGGATGCAGATGTACTATTACACGCGATTACGGACGCGATCCTAGGAGCGATCGGCCAGGGGGATATCGGCCGGCATTTTCCCGATACGGATCCCGCTTATAAAGGGGCGGACAGCGCGGAGCTGCTGCAATCCGTCTGGAATTTGGTGGAGCAGGCGGGGTATCGTTTAAGCAACCTGGATGCGACACTGATTGCACAGAAACCGAAAATGGCTCCCTATATTCCGGCGATACGGGAGCGTGTGGCCGCCTTGCTGCAGGTGGATGTGGATGATATCAACGTAAAGGCGACCACCACGGAACACCTTGGGTTTGTCGGCAGAGAGGAAGGTATAGCGGCGATGGCCGTTGTCTGTTTGCTCCGGGGTGAGTGA
- the ispD gene encoding 2-C-methyl-D-erythritol 4-phosphate cytidylyltransferase produces the protein MSVGVVIPAAGKGKRMKSAVSKQFLDLYGEPIFIRTLRVMTTHPAVKHTVVAAGRDEMAQVESLLAEYGLSSSGVEVVPGGRERQQSVFEGLKRLQSEWVLVHDAVRPFVSHERITALLTAAQETGAAILAVPVKDTIKEVEAGVVSHTLKRSRLWAVQTPQAFRRDLLLQAHQQADSDVPATDDAMLVEAIGASVRIVAGEYDNIKLTTPEDWVLADAIWKKRSMEQ, from the coding sequence TTGAGTGTGGGTGTAGTCATCCCGGCAGCTGGAAAAGGAAAACGGATGAAAAGCGCTGTCAGCAAGCAATTCCTCGATTTGTACGGTGAACCGATCTTCATTCGGACGCTGCGTGTGATGACGACTCATCCCGCAGTGAAGCACACGGTTGTGGCAGCTGGTCGTGATGAGATGGCACAGGTGGAGTCGCTGTTGGCTGAATACGGACTTTCGTCCTCAGGGGTGGAAGTGGTCCCTGGTGGACGGGAGCGCCAACAGAGTGTATTTGAAGGGTTGAAGCGCCTGCAGTCGGAGTGGGTCCTCGTCCATGACGCCGTGCGCCCGTTTGTCTCCCATGAGCGCATCACCGCTTTGTTGACGGCAGCGCAGGAGACAGGGGCGGCGATTTTGGCGGTTCCGGTGAAGGATACGATCAAAGAGGTGGAAGCGGGTGTCGTTTCCCATACCCTGAAGCGTAGTCGCTTGTGGGCGGTGCAAACACCCCAAGCTTTTCGTCGCGATCTCCTGCTCCAGGCCCATCAACAAGCCGATTCAGATGTCCCGGCGACGGATGATGCGATGTTGGTGGAGGCGATTGGCGCCTCGGTACGTATTGTGGCAGGGGAATATGACAATATCAAATTGACCACGCCGGAAGATTGGGTGTTAGCCGACGCAATCTGGAAAAAGAGGAGTATGGAACAGTGA
- a CDS encoding PIN/TRAM domain-containing protein, translating into MLKRFVQIAFALMGATLGFTLGPLAFEALQWNPPAPPYVGAAVGAIMLYVLTLWLSQPIVQWIQWSEERLVKIPAADVLFGALGLIFGLIVGFLIEPPLSELPIPGVSSVLPFLASGILGYLGFRVGYKKRDELMSVFTMGRQTKDKRKEKEAREVEHKILDTSVIIDGRIADICRTGFLEGTLVIPSFVLEELQHIADSSDVLKRNRGRRGLDILNKIQKELNMRVLIYEGDFEEVSEVDSKLVKLAKVLSGKVVTNDFNLNKVCELQGVKVLNINDLANAVKPVVLPGEEINVQVIKDGKEHGQGVAYLDDGTMIVIEGGREYIGERIDVLVTSVLQTSAGRMIFAKPKLLEKAL; encoded by the coding sequence GTGTTAAAGAGATTTGTGCAGATCGCTTTTGCCTTGATGGGAGCCACACTCGGGTTTACATTGGGACCGCTTGCATTTGAGGCGCTCCAATGGAATCCTCCGGCTCCCCCATACGTTGGAGCCGCTGTGGGGGCAATCATGCTGTATGTGTTGACCCTGTGGCTCTCCCAACCCATTGTACAATGGATACAATGGAGTGAGGAGCGACTGGTTAAGATTCCCGCCGCGGATGTATTGTTTGGAGCACTGGGATTGATCTTCGGTCTTATTGTCGGATTTCTGATCGAACCTCCCTTGTCCGAACTTCCGATTCCCGGCGTTTCCTCGGTTCTTCCCTTCCTGGCCTCGGGCATTTTGGGATACTTAGGTTTCCGGGTCGGATATAAGAAACGGGATGAATTGATGTCCGTCTTTACGATGGGACGTCAAACCAAAGACAAACGAAAAGAAAAAGAAGCCCGCGAGGTTGAACATAAGATTTTAGATACCAGTGTCATTATTGATGGACGAATTGCCGATATCTGTCGGACGGGCTTTTTAGAAGGAACGTTGGTAATTCCTAGCTTTGTGTTGGAAGAGCTGCAACATATCGCTGATTCCTCTGATGTGCTAAAACGAAATCGGGGGCGGCGCGGTCTCGATATTTTGAACAAAATCCAAAAAGAACTCAATATGCGTGTTTTGATCTATGAAGGGGATTTTGAAGAAGTGTCGGAAGTGGACAGCAAATTGGTTAAGTTGGCTAAAGTACTTTCCGGCAAAGTGGTGACCAACGATTTTAATTTGAATAAAGTATGTGAGTTACAAGGGGTAAAAGTGCTCAACATCAATGACTTGGCCAATGCGGTCAAACCCGTCGTCTTACCAGGGGAAGAGATAAACGTACAGGTGATCAAGGACGGGAAAGAACATGGTCAAGGCGTTGCATACTTAGATGATGGTACAATGATCGTGATCGAAGGTGGCCGCGAATACATCGGGGAACGGATTGACGTATTGGTCACCAGTGTGTTACAAACATCTGCAGGGAGAATGATTTTCGCCAAACCGAAACTGTTGGAAAAGGCGCTCTAA
- a CDS encoding CarD family transcriptional regulator — protein sequence MFNIGDKVVYPMHGAGIIESIEEKEILGQSQHYYVMRMPIGDMKVMIPMSKVESIGLREVVSEETITEVIERLGEKDPDVSNNWNRRYRANLDKMKSGDIYDMADVVRCLMLRDREKGLSTGERKMLDNARQILISELVLAKEMDENQAFGLLDEVICSEEKASS from the coding sequence TTGTTCAATATCGGCGACAAAGTGGTCTACCCCATGCATGGAGCAGGCATTATCGAGTCCATCGAAGAAAAAGAGATCCTCGGCCAGTCCCAACATTATTATGTAATGCGGATGCCAATCGGCGACATGAAGGTGATGATCCCCATGTCCAAGGTGGAATCCATCGGTTTGCGGGAAGTGGTTAGCGAGGAGACGATCACAGAAGTGATCGAGCGCCTGGGAGAAAAGGATCCAGATGTCTCAAACAATTGGAACAGACGATACCGGGCTAATCTGGACAAGATGAAGAGCGGCGATATTTATGATATGGCCGATGTCGTACGTTGCTTGATGCTCCGCGACCGGGAAAAGGGGTTGTCCACGGGGGAGCGTAAGATGTTGGACAATGCTCGCCAAATCCTGATCAGCGAATTGGTGCTTGCAAAGGAAATGGACGAAAACCAGGCTTTCGGGCTCCTGGATGAAGTGATCTGTTCGGAGGAAAAGGCTTCCAGTTAA
- a CDS encoding DUF1573 domain-containing protein, which produces MDSIGLDPFQQQVSDLLLRHRSVLDISSKYQESNSRVNRAMVKAVTECGCIEVQASRQPFQAEQDLNQVKDSLDTHMVGGLCDHCLDVIKEEMGKNLFYLTAMCNLLDIRLEEVIETESQKLSTLGVFNLR; this is translated from the coding sequence ATGGATAGCATAGGCTTAGACCCCTTTCAACAACAAGTCTCCGATTTGCTACTTCGCCATCGTAGTGTTTTGGACATCTCCTCCAAGTATCAAGAATCCAATAGCCGCGTTAACCGCGCCATGGTTAAAGCCGTGACGGAATGCGGATGTATCGAAGTTCAAGCCTCCCGCCAACCTTTTCAAGCTGAACAGGATCTCAACCAAGTAAAAGATTCGTTGGACACGCATATGGTCGGCGGTCTGTGCGATCATTGTCTTGATGTAATCAAAGAGGAAATGGGTAAAAATTTATTCTATCTGACAGCAATGTGCAACTTATTGGACATCCGCTTGGAAGAAGTGATTGAAACAGAGAGTCAAAAACTGTCGACGCTGGGTGTGTTCAATTTGCGATAA
- the pssA gene encoding CDP-diacylglycerol--serine O-phosphatidyltransferase, producing MFARALPNIFTVGNLFLGIVAMILAIQGEWKYGAIMVIISMFLDGLDGRVARMLNTQSEFGKELDSLSDVISFGVAPALIMYTSILHELGIFGWLITAIFPICGALRLARFNVRPGIPGYFIGLPITAAGGVLATMALYSDMVASPLLLVMGMLILSYLMVSRLKYPNFKRLGIPRSVYWISPLIIILLAWLVARYPEEFPKIVFIPLALYAFFGLRRSISRRRKRNADEPVEELKP from the coding sequence ATGTTTGCAAGAGCATTGCCCAATATTTTTACTGTCGGGAACTTGTTTTTAGGCATTGTTGCGATGATTCTCGCCATCCAAGGTGAATGGAAATACGGTGCGATCATGGTTATTATCAGTATGTTTTTAGATGGGTTGGATGGCCGGGTAGCGCGGATGCTGAACACCCAGAGTGAATTTGGTAAAGAGTTGGACTCCCTGTCGGACGTGATCTCTTTTGGAGTCGCTCCTGCACTAATCATGTATACTTCTATTCTTCATGAACTGGGTATCTTCGGTTGGCTAATCACTGCTATTTTTCCAATTTGCGGGGCGCTCCGATTGGCGCGTTTCAATGTTCGGCCCGGTATCCCGGGTTATTTTATCGGCTTGCCGATCACAGCGGCGGGTGGGGTTTTGGCTACAATGGCCCTGTATAGCGATATGGTTGCCAGCCCGCTGTTATTAGTGATGGGAATGCTGATTCTTTCCTATCTGATGGTGAGTCGGCTCAAGTACCCCAACTTTAAACGTCTGGGGATTCCGCGTAGCGTTTATTGGATCTCTCCGTTGATCATTATTCTGTTGGCTTGGCTGGTGGCTCGATACCCGGAGGAGTTTCCTAAGATCGTCTTTATTCCGCTGGCATTGTACGCCTTTTTCGGCCTGAGGCGCAGTATCTCCCGCCGCCGCAAACGAAATGCGGATGAGCCGGTGGAAGAATTAAAACCGTAA